Proteins encoded in a region of the Streptomyces sp. NBC_01471 genome:
- a CDS encoding TAXI family TRAP transporter solute-binding subunit: MPKALPRISRRRAVQGAAAALVISGPLMWWLLPIGSPSPHGTVTFSTGVRTGVYQLYGKLLSPTLAHDLPGVDIRLQPSEGSQQNLARVATGKADFTIATADAIAKYIEDGKPGADRLRGCARLYDDYVQLAVEDGSPVRRAADLRHKRVAVGQPGSGVRLIADRALRAAGIDPHKDITAVPAGIDTSPGLLKAGKIDAFFWSGGLPTDAVRDLAARDPIRLIPLDDLVTRLHAAGGTTRYYRSAVMPADAYRQARNGAPVPTFAVANVLVTTDREDPKLTEGFTRSVIRSRDRIGRQVHAAQLVDVRTAIYTDPLKLDEGARRYYRSVKP, from the coding sequence ATGCCCAAGGCTCTGCCCCGTATCAGCCGCCGCCGCGCCGTCCAGGGCGCGGCGGCCGCACTGGTGATCTCCGGGCCGCTGATGTGGTGGCTGCTGCCCATCGGCTCGCCCTCCCCGCATGGAACCGTGACCTTCAGTACGGGGGTGCGGACCGGCGTGTACCAGCTCTACGGGAAGCTGCTCAGCCCCACGCTCGCCCACGACCTGCCCGGGGTGGACATACGCCTCCAGCCGAGCGAGGGCTCCCAGCAGAATCTCGCCAGGGTGGCGACCGGCAAGGCCGACTTCACCATCGCGACTGCCGACGCGATCGCAAAGTACATCGAGGACGGCAAGCCGGGCGCGGACCGGCTGCGCGGCTGCGCGCGGCTGTACGACGACTACGTGCAGCTCGCCGTCGAGGACGGCTCCCCCGTCCGGCGCGCCGCCGATCTGCGGCACAAGCGGGTCGCCGTGGGCCAGCCCGGATCCGGTGTGCGGCTGATAGCGGACCGTGCGCTGCGCGCTGCCGGGATCGACCCGCACAAGGACATCACCGCCGTGCCGGCGGGGATCGACACCAGCCCGGGGCTGCTCAAGGCCGGCAAGATCGACGCGTTCTTCTGGTCGGGCGGGCTGCCGACCGACGCGGTACGCGATCTGGCCGCGCGCGATCCGATCCGGCTGATTCCGCTCGACGATCTGGTGACGCGGCTGCACGCGGCGGGCGGCACCACCCGCTACTACCGCTCGGCCGTGATGCCGGCCGACGCCTACCGCCAGGCCCGTAACGGCGCCCCGGTACCCACCTTCGCGGTTGCGAACGTACTCGTCACCACCGACCGCGAGGACCCGAAGCTGACCGAGGGCTTCACCCGCAGCGTGATCCGCAGCCGCGACCGCATCGGGCGGCAGGTGCACGCGGCGCAGCTCGTCGACGTACGGACGGCTATTTATACGGACCCGCTGAAGCTGGACGAGGGCGCACGGCGCTACTACCGGTCGGTCAAGCCCTGA
- a CDS encoding ATP-binding protein: MRARLLPLLIVLMAGVLLALGFPLAMSVAAAAQQNVVVDRIDDTARMAEEAQFVTEIPASEQERHDTLQKELARYETVYGIRAGVFYRDGIAMAAAPQSWTVPARGEGRTAFEDALAGRRSRDPAQIWPWQHGRLIVASPVVRNGDVIAVVVTDSPTDQMRSRTLRGWLLIGAGEAGAMLLAVGAAFRLTGWVLLPVRTLDAATHGIATGLMKSRVASGSGPPELRRLARSFNEMADNVEDVLEQQRAFVADASHQLRNPLAALLLRIELLAFELPEGNEEIASVRTEGKRLGQVLDDLLDLALAEHTAAELRLTDIAELAAERVSAWRPVAEGKGVRLTEVGAAAVTAWADPVALSSALDAVIDNALKFTPGGEEVRVETDSHGSTSRITVADGGPGLSKDELARIGDRFWRSGHHQNIKGSGLGLSISRALLTAGRGTISYEQNEPHGLRVTVTVPRTSPET; encoded by the coding sequence GTGCGCGCCCGACTGCTTCCGCTGCTCATCGTCCTCATGGCCGGAGTGCTGCTCGCGCTCGGCTTCCCGCTCGCCATGAGCGTGGCCGCCGCCGCGCAGCAGAACGTGGTCGTCGACCGGATCGACGACACCGCGCGGATGGCTGAGGAGGCGCAGTTCGTCACCGAGATTCCGGCCAGCGAGCAGGAGCGGCACGACACGCTCCAGAAGGAACTGGCCCGCTACGAGACGGTGTACGGCATCCGGGCCGGTGTCTTCTACCGCGACGGCATCGCCATGGCCGCGGCCCCGCAGTCCTGGACGGTACCGGCGCGCGGTGAGGGCCGGACCGCCTTCGAGGACGCGCTCGCGGGACGGCGCAGCCGGGACCCGGCGCAGATCTGGCCCTGGCAGCACGGGCGGCTGATCGTCGCGTCGCCCGTCGTGAGGAACGGCGACGTGATCGCGGTGGTGGTCACCGACTCGCCCACCGACCAGATGCGTTCCCGGACCCTCCGCGGCTGGCTGCTCATCGGCGCGGGCGAGGCGGGGGCGATGCTGCTCGCGGTGGGCGCCGCCTTCCGCCTCACGGGCTGGGTGCTGCTTCCGGTACGGACGCTGGACGCCGCCACCCACGGCATCGCGACCGGGCTGATGAAGTCACGGGTCGCCTCCGGCAGCGGTCCGCCGGAACTGCGCCGTCTGGCGCGGTCGTTCAACGAGATGGCCGACAACGTCGAGGACGTGCTGGAGCAGCAGCGGGCCTTCGTCGCCGACGCGTCCCACCAGTTGCGCAATCCGCTCGCCGCGCTGCTGCTGCGGATCGAGCTGCTGGCCTTCGAACTCCCCGAGGGCAATGAGGAGATCGCCTCCGTACGTACCGAGGGCAAGCGGCTGGGCCAGGTCCTCGACGACCTCCTCGACCTCGCGCTGGCCGAGCACACCGCCGCGGAACTGCGGCTCACCGACATCGCCGAGCTGGCGGCCGAGCGGGTCTCGGCCTGGCGCCCGGTCGCGGAGGGCAAGGGCGTCCGGCTCACCGAGGTGGGCGCCGCTGCGGTGACCGCCTGGGCCGACCCCGTCGCGCTCTCCAGCGCCCTGGACGCGGTGATCGACAACGCGCTGAAATTCACTCCCGGAGGAGAGGAGGTACGGGTCGAGACCGACTCCCACGGCTCCACCTCCCGGATCACGGTCGCCGACGGCGGACCCGGCCTGAGCAAGGACGAACTCGCCCGGATCGGCGACCGCTTCTGGCGCAGCGGCCACCATCAGAACATCAAGGGCTCGGGTCTCGGCCTCTCCATCTCGCGCGCCCTGCTCACAGCGGGCCGCGGCACGATCTCGTACGAACAGAACGAACCGCACGGGCTGCGGGTGACCGTGACGGTCCCGCGCACCTCGCCGGAAACCTAG
- a CDS encoding response regulator transcription factor, translating into MRLLLVEDDNHVAAALSAVLARHGFKVVHARNGEEALRSLLPDEQEPFGVILLDLGLPDLDGYEVCSKIRKRTATPVIMVTARADVRSRIHGLNLGADDYVVKPYDTGELLARIHAVSRRKAAGEDTGPVPAAALRVGPVEIQLPTRRVSVEGSEIQLTRKEFDLLALLAQRPGVVFRREQIISEVWQTSWEGTGRTLEVHVASLRSKLHLPALIETVRGVGYRLVVPA; encoded by the coding sequence ATGAGACTGCTGCTCGTCGAGGACGACAACCACGTGGCCGCCGCCCTGTCCGCCGTACTGGCCAGGCACGGTTTCAAAGTCGTGCACGCCCGTAACGGTGAGGAGGCGCTCCGCTCCCTCCTGCCGGACGAGCAGGAGCCCTTCGGCGTCATACTGCTCGACCTCGGCCTGCCCGACCTGGACGGATACGAGGTCTGCAGCAAGATCCGCAAACGCACGGCGACCCCGGTGATCATGGTGACGGCCCGGGCCGACGTGCGGTCCCGCATCCACGGCCTGAACCTCGGCGCCGACGACTACGTCGTCAAGCCCTACGACACGGGCGAGCTGCTCGCCCGGATCCATGCCGTCAGCCGGCGCAAGGCTGCGGGCGAGGACACCGGGCCGGTCCCGGCGGCCGCGCTCCGGGTCGGGCCCGTCGAGATCCAGCTCCCCACCCGGCGCGTCAGTGTGGAGGGCAGCGAGATCCAGCTGACCCGCAAGGAGTTCGACCTGCTGGCGCTGCTCGCCCAGCGCCCCGGCGTCGTCTTCCGCCGGGAGCAGATCATCAGTGAGGTCTGGCAGACCAGCTGGGAGGGGACCGGACGCACCCTTGAGGTGCACGTCGCGTCGCTGCGCTCCAAACTGCATCTGCCCGCCCTGATCGAGACCGTGCGCGGCGTCGGCTACCGCCTCGTCGTCCCGGCCTGA
- a CDS encoding amino acid ABC transporter ATP-binding protein, which yields MSGVPVTKSAEPAEDSLPVSDDLVVLSNVNKHFGALHVLQDIDLTIARGEVVVVIGPSGSGKSTLCRTINRLETVDSGAITIDGKPLPAEGRELARLRADVGMVFQSFNLFAHKTVLQNVMLGQIKVRKAEKKAAEDKARALLDRVGVGAQADKYPAQLSGGQQQRVAIARALAMDPKVMLFDEPTSALDPEMINEVLEVMQQLARDGMTMIVVTHEMGFARSAANRVVFMADGKIVEEAVPEQFFSNPRSDRAKDFLSKILHH from the coding sequence ATGAGCGGAGTGCCAGTGACCAAGTCCGCCGAGCCCGCCGAGGACTCTTTGCCGGTGTCGGACGACCTGGTCGTACTGAGCAACGTCAATAAGCACTTCGGCGCGCTCCATGTACTCCAGGACATCGACCTCACCATCGCCCGCGGCGAGGTCGTCGTCGTCATCGGGCCCTCGGGGTCCGGCAAGTCCACACTGTGCCGCACCATCAACCGTCTGGAGACAGTCGACTCCGGCGCGATAACGATCGACGGAAAGCCCCTCCCCGCCGAGGGCCGGGAGCTGGCCAGGCTGCGCGCCGATGTCGGCATGGTCTTCCAGTCGTTCAACCTCTTCGCGCACAAGACGGTTCTGCAGAACGTGATGCTCGGCCAGATCAAGGTGCGCAAGGCCGAGAAGAAGGCCGCCGAGGACAAGGCGCGTGCGCTGCTGGACCGGGTGGGCGTGGGAGCGCAGGCCGACAAGTACCCCGCGCAGCTCTCCGGCGGCCAGCAGCAGCGCGTCGCCATCGCACGGGCGCTGGCGATGGACCCCAAGGTCATGCTCTTCGACGAGCCGACCTCGGCGCTCGACCCCGAGATGATCAATGAGGTCCTCGAGGTCATGCAGCAGCTGGCTCGTGACGGCATGACGATGATCGTCGTCACCCACGAGATGGGCTTCGCGCGCTCCGCTGCCAACCGGGTCGTCTTCATGGCCGACGGGAAGATCGTCGAAGAGGCCGTCCCGGAGCAGTTCTTCAGCAACCCCCGCAGTGACCGCGCGAAGGACTTCCTGTCGAAGATCCTTCACCACTGA
- a CDS encoding glutamate ABC transporter substrate-binding protein — MKFRKSAAFATIAVLALTGTACGGKSGSAGDNGAAEPGAANAPKLPTYTVAKNVSLDSATLKRAKKRGKLVIGAKADQPYLGFEDQSTKERSGFDVEVARMIAADLGFSKDQIEWKTVDSGIRETAISKGQVDYFVGTYSINDERKKLVGFAGPYYKAGASLLVRKDEKAITGPETLKGKKVCSIKGSTPLAEIEKPKYGAKTTELAKYSDCVQELLTKQVDAVTTDDAILKGYAAQNPKKLQVVGKPFTVEPYGIGMNKSDKALRDFMDSALEKHVKDGTYKKIYDATLGLSGSSYVAPPAVERY; from the coding sequence ATGAAGTTCCGTAAGTCCGCCGCCTTCGCGACGATCGCCGTGCTCGCTCTCACCGGAACCGCCTGCGGCGGCAAGTCTGGTTCGGCCGGCGACAACGGCGCGGCGGAGCCCGGCGCCGCCAACGCTCCCAAGCTCCCCACGTACACGGTCGCCAAGAACGTCTCCCTCGACTCCGCCACGCTCAAGAGGGCCAAGAAGCGCGGCAAGCTGGTCATCGGCGCGAAGGCCGACCAGCCGTACCTCGGCTTCGAGGACCAGTCGACCAAGGAGCGCTCCGGCTTCGACGTCGAGGTCGCCCGGATGATCGCCGCGGACCTGGGCTTCTCGAAGGACCAGATCGAGTGGAAGACCGTGGACTCCGGTATCCGTGAGACCGCCATCTCCAAGGGCCAGGTCGACTACTTCGTCGGCACGTACTCGATCAACGACGAGCGCAAGAAGCTCGTCGGATTCGCCGGCCCCTACTACAAGGCGGGCGCCTCGCTGCTCGTCCGCAAGGACGAGAAGGCCATCACGGGTCCGGAGACCCTGAAGGGCAAGAAGGTCTGCTCGATCAAGGGCTCCACCCCGCTCGCGGAGATCGAGAAGCCGAAGTACGGCGCGAAGACCACCGAGCTCGCCAAGTACTCCGACTGCGTGCAGGAGCTGCTGACGAAGCAGGTCGACGCGGTCACCACCGACGACGCGATCCTCAAGGGGTACGCGGCCCAGAACCCGAAGAAGCTTCAGGTGGTCGGCAAGCCGTTCACCGTGGAGCCCTACGGCATCGGCATGAACAAGAGCGACAAGGCGCTGCGCGACTTCATGGACTCGGCCCTGGAGAAGCACGTCAAGGACGGCACGTACAAGAAGATCTACGACGCCACCCTGGGCCTGTCGGGCTCCTCGTACGTCGCACCGCCGGCCGTAGAGCGCTACTGA
- a CDS encoding amino acid ABC transporter permease: MNVLFDHFSAFRDGFIGTLEITVISTVIACVLGIVIAGFRVSPVPPLRFFGTAWVTILRNTPLTLLFLVATFVVPEIFFPGMSPFLLASLALGFYTSSFICEAIRSGIGTVPVGQAEAARSLGLSFSQTLRMVVLPQATRTVIAPLSSIIIALTKNSAIAGAFSVTELFGWQKAMSDLGYGIVPIFIWVAIGYLIITFAISGIFRLVESRMEVAR; this comes from the coding sequence ATGAACGTACTTTTCGACCACTTTTCGGCGTTCCGCGACGGCTTCATAGGAACCCTGGAGATCACCGTCATCAGCACGGTCATCGCCTGCGTCCTCGGCATCGTCATCGCCGGCTTCCGGGTCTCGCCCGTGCCCCCGCTGCGGTTCTTCGGGACGGCCTGGGTCACGATCCTGCGGAACACCCCACTGACCCTGCTCTTCCTCGTCGCCACCTTCGTGGTCCCCGAGATCTTCTTCCCGGGCATGAGCCCCTTCCTCCTGGCATCGCTCGCGCTCGGCTTCTACACCTCGTCGTTCATCTGCGAAGCCATCAGGTCCGGTATCGGCACGGTCCCGGTCGGACAGGCCGAGGCGGCCCGCTCGCTCGGTCTGAGCTTCTCGCAGACCCTGCGGATGGTGGTGCTGCCGCAGGCCACCCGTACCGTCATCGCCCCGCTGAGCAGCATCATCATCGCGCTCACCAAGAATTCCGCCATCGCGGGTGCCTTCAGCGTCACCGAACTCTTCGGCTGGCAGAAGGCCATGAGCGATCTGGGGTACGGAATCGTCCCCATCTTCATCTGGGTCGCCATCGGCTACCTGATCATCACCTTCGCGATCAGCGGCATCTTCCGCCTCGTCGAGAGCCGTATGGAGGTCGCCCGATGA
- a CDS encoding amino acid ABC transporter permease codes for MSASVLYDSPGPKAVVRNRIFSVLGSAAILALIVVAVVRLSSKGDLDGGMWDIFNYSGIRTNIADAVVATLKAFALGAAGSLILGVVLVVGRLSDHRPVRWLATAFIELFRSLPLLITIYAIWVGFLTDYSMWALALGLAVYNGCVQAEVLRAGINSVPKGQREAAYALGMRKSQVVATVLMPQAVRAMLPTIISQLVVTLKDTSLGYIILYPELLATARLIASNTPVNGQYPYVSTIVVIGAIYLAMCLLLSALATWIEKRGRRTKTGISVGPAAVPPEVQGASDAVGGSPAGV; via the coding sequence ATGAGTGCCAGCGTGCTCTACGACTCACCCGGCCCCAAGGCCGTCGTACGCAACCGGATCTTCTCGGTCCTCGGCAGTGCGGCCATCCTCGCGCTGATCGTCGTCGCCGTCGTACGTCTCTCCAGCAAGGGAGACCTCGACGGTGGTATGTGGGACATCTTCAACTACAGCGGTATCCGCACGAACATCGCCGACGCCGTCGTCGCCACGCTGAAGGCGTTCGCGCTGGGCGCGGCGGGTTCACTCATCCTGGGCGTGGTGCTGGTCGTCGGCCGGCTCTCCGACCACCGCCCGGTGCGGTGGCTGGCGACCGCGTTCATCGAACTGTTCCGTTCCCTCCCGCTGCTGATCACCATCTACGCGATCTGGGTCGGGTTCCTCACCGACTACTCGATGTGGGCGCTGGCTCTGGGTCTGGCGGTCTACAACGGCTGTGTGCAGGCCGAGGTGCTCAGGGCCGGCATCAACTCCGTGCCGAAGGGGCAGCGCGAAGCCGCGTACGCCCTGGGTATGCGGAAGTCGCAGGTCGTGGCGACGGTGCTGATGCCGCAGGCCGTCCGCGCGATGCTGCCGACCATCATCAGTCAGCTGGTCGTCACGCTGAAGGACACGTCGCTCGGCTACATCATTCTCTATCCGGAGCTGCTGGCGACCGCACGGCTGATCGCCAGCAACACGCCGGTCAACGGGCAGTACCCGTACGTCTCGACGATCGTCGTCATCGGCGCCATCTACCTGGCGATGTGCCTGCTCCTGTCGGCGCTCGCCACCTGGATCGAGAAGCGCGGCCGCCGGACGAAGACGGGGATCTCCGTGGGCCCCGCGGCCGTACCCCCCGAGGTGCAGGGCGCGTCCGACGCGGTCGGGGGCAGCCCGGCCGGGGTCTGA
- a CDS encoding FAD-dependent monooxygenase: MDPVIIVGAGPVGLALALALAAQDVPSVVLDEGTGEDGPRPARTVVLRPDTADFLGRLGCTTSPGETARWAAWRSIRRSQQMQRIVFDEPGWGAAGFVEHSGRGLAGGPGGRGMGAPGASGARGGPDGLPDPATPSGSSGPYGFPGSEEADGADGAGQAGGGGEANGFDGPDLAERSGGPGPGELSPVHLPQHVLTRALRAAVATREQVKLVTGSRVDTVEQDRNGVTVHTAGPQGTWWRGSHLVGCDGARSTVRKLLGIRFPGRTAVERHAVAALRAELPWPGEALLHRLPPWRTGGEEVTARPLPDDVWRIDWLLPPRAELVTPEALVARVRAALAGWCGGETPPYELIDTGVYTLHHRLARRWRVGRAFLAGDAAHLLGALGTQELDEGLRDADNLAWKLAQAWHHGASDPLLDSYQTERRTAVAARLRAADQSLPILRGGGGLRAYLPGRARGHDALLADGHLGSGALGAPPVYAHSPLAPPRTPSQTAVGTGAGAPVADVRVTAPDGTAVRLRERLGRGRLLVVLIAPGTGVWDRRHWVKAGVMPRLAAAVSALPVRGELLVAETYPGASAHTVLLVRPDGHLVAAFNGVRPAELYEAADAARGGAATAVPEESTADVN, translated from the coding sequence GTGGACCCGGTGATCATCGTCGGCGCGGGCCCGGTCGGGCTGGCGCTGGCCCTCGCGCTCGCCGCGCAGGATGTGCCATCCGTCGTCCTGGACGAGGGAACCGGCGAGGACGGACCGCGCCCCGCCCGCACGGTCGTACTGCGCCCGGACACCGCTGACTTCCTGGGCCGGCTCGGCTGTACGACCTCACCGGGCGAGACCGCGCGCTGGGCCGCCTGGCGGTCCATCAGGCGGAGCCAACAGATGCAACGGATCGTTTTCGACGAGCCGGGGTGGGGGGCCGCCGGATTCGTCGAGCACAGCGGCCGGGGGCTCGCCGGGGGGCCCGGCGGCCGTGGAATGGGCGCCCCCGGCGCGAGCGGCGCGCGGGGCGGGCCCGACGGCCTTCCGGACCCTGCCACCCCATCCGGCTCATCCGGCCCGTACGGGTTTCCCGGGTCCGAGGAGGCCGACGGAGCGGATGGCGCCGGTCAGGCCGGTGGGGGCGGTGAGGCCAATGGCTTCGATGGGCCGGACCTGGCCGAGAGGTCTGGCGGGCCCGGCCCGGGAGAGCTCTCGCCGGTGCATCTCCCCCAGCACGTGCTGACCCGTGCCCTGCGGGCCGCGGTGGCGACCCGGGAACAGGTGAAGCTCGTCACCGGCAGCCGGGTGGACACCGTCGAACAGGACCGCAACGGCGTCACCGTGCACACGGCAGGCCCGCAGGGCACCTGGTGGCGCGGCAGCCATCTGGTCGGCTGCGACGGAGCCCGGTCCACCGTCCGCAAACTGCTGGGCATCCGGTTCCCCGGCCGTACGGCGGTGGAACGGCACGCGGTGGCCGCACTGCGCGCCGAACTGCCCTGGCCCGGCGAGGCGTTGCTGCACCGGCTGCCACCGTGGCGGACCGGCGGAGAAGAGGTGACGGCCCGTCCGCTGCCGGACGACGTCTGGCGGATCGACTGGCTGCTGCCCCCGCGTGCCGAACTGGTCACCCCCGAGGCGCTGGTGGCACGGGTCCGGGCCGCCCTCGCGGGCTGGTGCGGCGGCGAGACACCCCCGTACGAACTGATCGACACCGGCGTCTACACCCTCCACCACCGGCTGGCCAGGCGCTGGCGGGTGGGCCGGGCCTTCCTCGCCGGGGACGCCGCGCATCTGCTGGGCGCACTCGGCACCCAGGAGCTGGACGAGGGGCTGCGGGACGCCGACAACCTCGCCTGGAAACTGGCACAGGCCTGGCACCACGGGGCCTCCGATCCGCTGCTCGACAGCTACCAGACGGAGCGGCGTACGGCTGTCGCCGCCCGGCTGCGCGCCGCTGACCAGTCCCTGCCGATACTGCGCGGCGGCGGAGGGCTGCGGGCGTATCTGCCAGGGCGGGCGCGCGGGCACGACGCCCTCCTCGCGGACGGACATCTGGGCAGCGGTGCGCTGGGCGCGCCCCCGGTGTACGCCCACTCGCCCCTGGCGCCGCCCCGCACCCCCTCGCAGACCGCGGTGGGGACGGGGGCCGGCGCTCCGGTCGCCGACGTACGGGTCACGGCGCCGGACGGCACTGCCGTACGCCTGCGCGAACGGCTCGGGCGCGGGCGGCTGCTGGTCGTGCTGATCGCGCCGGGTACGGGGGTGTGGGACCGGCGGCACTGGGTGAAGGCGGGTGTGATGCCGAGGCTGGCCGCCGCGGTGAGCGCGCTCCCGGTCAGGGGCGAACTCCTGGTGGCCGAGACCTATCCCGGCGCTTCGGCGCACACGGTCCTGCTGGTGCGTCCCGACGGACATCTGGTGGCGGCCTTCAACGGGGTGCGCCCCGCCGAACTGTACGAAGCGGCCGACGCCGCGCGGGGCGGGGCGGCGACGGCCGTCCCGGAGGAGAGCACCGCGGACGTCAATTGA
- a CDS encoding putative leader peptide encodes MRLWRRVHMDLVRYAGCMCPPSR; translated from the coding sequence GTGCGCCTGTGGCGGAGGGTCCATATGGACCTCGTCCGCTATGCGGGCTGCATGTGTCCCCCGTCCCGCTGA
- a CDS encoding cysteine dioxygenase produces MSLSAPLSAPATVRSTAPTASRLLDFVRRTAADSELIRSLPLDPEGRTWIRLDGPGGSEAWLIGWPPGTGTGWHDHGGSQGAFATATGVLTEDSLAARLPTEGWKTLELADGVDRTRQLTAGDGRAFGSHHVHQVLNESAADHAVSVHVYYPPLPLMRRYSRTGPLLRLEQVERPGEWE; encoded by the coding sequence ATGTCTCTCTCCGCACCCCTGTCTGCCCCGGCGACCGTGCGCTCCACGGCGCCCACAGCGAGCCGGCTCCTCGACTTCGTACGCCGCACCGCCGCCGACTCCGAACTCATCCGCTCTCTCCCGCTCGACCCCGAGGGCCGCACCTGGATCCGGCTGGACGGTCCGGGCGGCAGCGAGGCCTGGCTGATCGGCTGGCCGCCGGGCACCGGTACCGGCTGGCACGACCACGGCGGCTCCCAGGGCGCGTTCGCCACAGCGACCGGCGTCCTCACGGAGGACTCGCTGGCCGCGCGACTGCCCACCGAAGGGTGGAAGACCCTCGAACTTGCCGACGGGGTCGACCGCACCCGGCAGCTGACGGCGGGCGACGGACGGGCCTTCGGCTCCCACCACGTCCACCAGGTGCTCAATGAATCGGCCGCCGACCACGCCGTCTCGGTGCATGTCTACTATCCACCGCTGCCGCTGATGCGCCGCTACAGCCGCACCGGCCCCCTGCTCCGCCTGGAGCAGGTCGAGCGACCCGGGGAGTGGGAGTGA
- a CDS encoding rhodanese-like domain-containing protein, which yields MGVNEPDPAPEQLPVSQPVSVDELLEKVRSGLDRIGPRDAFDAAAKGALLVDIRYAELRERDGLIPGALVVERNELEWRLDPQGSHRAPEATGHGLRTVVICNEGYASSLAAASLRQLGLYRATDLIGGFQAWRAAGLPVDAP from the coding sequence GTGGGAGTGAACGAGCCGGACCCCGCGCCCGAGCAGCTCCCCGTGTCCCAGCCGGTCTCCGTGGACGAGCTGTTGGAGAAGGTCCGGTCGGGGCTCGACCGGATCGGGCCCCGGGACGCTTTCGACGCCGCGGCAAAGGGGGCGCTGCTGGTGGACATCCGGTACGCGGAGCTGCGGGAGCGTGACGGGCTGATCCCCGGGGCGCTGGTCGTCGAGCGCAACGAGCTGGAGTGGCGGCTCGATCCGCAGGGCAGCCACCGTGCCCCGGAGGCCACCGGCCACGGCCTGCGGACCGTGGTCATCTGCAATGAGGGCTACGCGTCGTCCCTCGCCGCGGCGTCCTTGCGACAGCTGGGCCTGTACCGGGCGACCGACCTCATCGGCGGCTTCCAGGCCTGGCGCGCGGCAGGGCTCCCGGTCGACGCGCCCTGA
- the recX gene encoding recombination regulator RecX, with protein MVRRTEWPEATDSGGDDGHGGSGQGDSSYGESGYGNGEAGPRRQRSRQKRSQDQGPQKPQDPAEQARAICLRLLTGTARTRKQLAEALQKRDIPDEVSEEVLSRFEEVGLIDDAAFADAWVESRHRGRGLARRALARELRTKGVDSALVEEAVGQLDSEQEEETARELVARRLRSTRGLDRDKRLRRLAGMLARKGYPEGMAVRVVRQALEAEGEDDLADLEHDEFQGGGF; from the coding sequence GTGGTCCGGAGAACCGAATGGCCGGAAGCCACGGACTCCGGGGGCGACGACGGACATGGGGGCAGCGGGCAAGGGGACAGCAGCTACGGGGAGAGCGGATACGGGAACGGAGAAGCGGGACCGCGGCGGCAGCGGTCCCGGCAGAAGCGGTCCCAGGATCAGGGTCCGCAGAAGCCTCAGGATCCGGCGGAGCAGGCGCGGGCCATCTGCCTGCGTCTGCTCACCGGGACCGCACGCACCCGTAAGCAACTGGCCGAAGCACTGCAGAAGCGGGACATCCCCGACGAGGTCTCCGAGGAGGTGCTGTCCCGCTTCGAAGAGGTCGGGCTCATCGACGACGCGGCTTTCGCGGATGCCTGGGTGGAGTCCCGCCACCGTGGGCGGGGGCTTGCCAGACGGGCGCTCGCGCGGGAGCTCCGTACCAAGGGCGTGGACTCCGCGCTGGTCGAGGAGGCCGTCGGACAGCTGGACTCCGAGCAGGAGGAGGAGACCGCACGGGAGCTGGTCGCCCGCAGGCTCCGCTCGACGCGGGGGCTGGACCGCGACAAACGGCTGCGCCGCCTTGCGGGCATGCTCGCCCGCAAGGGATACCCGGAGGGCATGGCCGTGCGGGTGGTGCGGCAGGCGCTGGAGGCGGAGGGGGAGGACGACCTGGCGGACCTGGAGCATGACGAGTTCCAGGGCGGGGGGTTCTAG